One window from the genome of Ideonella sp. WA131b encodes:
- a CDS encoding sensor histidine kinase N-terminal domain-containing protein: protein MSTDGPPPSLRRQLLLGILLPVLVVVLLGAAFLYRQALISADTAYDRTLLASAKAIGELLRVEGTGTLQRLTADLPYSALEAFEADNRSRIVYRVSGFGGELVSGFADLPPPRPPNARRDAPPVYAALVRFYDDRYGDEPVRMAVLMQPVAGAGGQGMATIQVAETLELRRALARELLLQTLWQQGLLLALIAAVVLWGVQRATRPVRRLSQALLAREEADLSPLPAGDAPPELRPVVDATNAVMARLAHLLAHQQRFVRDASHQLRTPLAVLKAQVQSARRGDVEPAQALAEIDATVQGATELANQMLALAKVEQLRQQGLQGQTPHEDWEPIARGVALDLAPLLAEGGIDFELRTEPAPVAAHAWALRELTRNLLHNAIKHTPPGGSLVLRLGCEGSEARLEVLDGGPGLAPAQRERLFQPFAAAGPQAGSGLGLAICREIAVTAGGRIALDPREPGPGLAARVHLPRAALLAP from the coding sequence TTGAGCACGGACGGGCCGCCACCGTCGCTGCGCAGGCAGTTGCTGCTGGGCATCCTGCTGCCGGTGTTGGTGGTGGTGCTGCTGGGTGCAGCCTTCCTGTACCGGCAGGCGCTCATCAGCGCCGACACGGCCTACGACCGCACGCTGCTGGCCAGTGCCAAGGCGATCGGCGAGCTGCTCCGCGTGGAGGGCACCGGCACGCTGCAGCGCCTGACGGCCGATCTGCCCTACTCCGCGCTCGAGGCCTTCGAGGCCGACAACCGCAGCCGCATCGTCTACCGTGTCAGCGGCTTTGGCGGCGAGCTTGTCTCGGGCTTCGCCGACCTGCCGCCCCCGCGCCCACCCAATGCCCGCCGCGACGCGCCACCGGTTTACGCCGCGCTGGTGCGCTTCTACGACGACCGCTACGGCGATGAGCCCGTGCGCATGGCCGTGCTGATGCAGCCGGTGGCCGGAGCCGGCGGCCAGGGCATGGCCACCATCCAGGTGGCCGAGACGTTGGAGCTGCGGCGCGCGCTCGCCCGCGAGCTGCTGCTGCAAACGCTGTGGCAGCAGGGGCTGCTGCTGGCCTTGATCGCGGCCGTCGTGCTGTGGGGCGTGCAGCGTGCCACGCGGCCGGTGCGCCGGCTGTCGCAGGCGCTGCTGGCACGCGAAGAGGCCGACCTCTCACCGCTGCCGGCGGGCGACGCTCCGCCGGAGCTGCGGCCCGTGGTCGACGCCACCAACGCCGTGATGGCGCGGCTGGCTCACCTGCTGGCACACCAGCAGCGCTTCGTGCGCGATGCCTCGCACCAGTTGCGCACGCCGCTGGCGGTGCTGAAGGCCCAGGTGCAGTCGGCGCGCCGGGGCGACGTCGAACCCGCGCAGGCGCTCGCCGAGATCGACGCCACCGTGCAAGGCGCCACCGAGCTCGCGAACCAGATGCTGGCGCTGGCCAAGGTGGAGCAGCTGCGCCAGCAGGGCCTGCAGGGCCAGACGCCGCACGAGGACTGGGAGCCCATCGCACGCGGCGTGGCGCTCGACCTCGCGCCGCTGCTGGCCGAGGGCGGCATCGACTTCGAGCTGCGCACCGAGCCCGCCCCCGTGGCCGCCCACGCCTGGGCACTGCGCGAGCTGACGCGCAATCTGCTGCACAACGCCATCAAGCACACGCCCCCCGGCGGCAGCCTGGTGCTGCGCCTGGGGTGTGAAGGCAGCGAGGCGCGGCTGGAGGTGCTCGACGGCGGCCCGGGCCTGGCCCCGGCGCAGCGCGAGCGCTTGTTCCAGCCCTTTGCCGCAGCCGGGCCCCAGGCCGGCTCGGGGCTGGGTCTGGCCATCTGCCGCGAGATCGCGGTCACCGCCGGTGGCCGCATCGCGCTGGACCCTCGCGAGCCCGGCCCCGGGCTGGCTGCCCGGGTGCATTTGCCGCGCGCCGCGCTGCTCGCGCCATGA
- a CDS encoding flavin reductase family protein — protein sequence MTDHRLDVPLKHVYRLMNHGPTVLVSAAHGGARNLMAAAWAMPLDFEPPKVAVVIDKSTFTRGLVEAGGRFALNLPCAALADLTVTVGGTHGGPEGVGDKFALYGIGAFDGRTPGLPLVAGCVAWIECRLLPEPHLQQSYDLFLGEVVAAQADARVFSEGRWHFGEHPGLSTLHHVAGGHFLLPQGAVQGQALAAATV from the coding sequence ATGACCGACCACCGCCTCGACGTGCCGCTCAAGCACGTCTACCGCCTGATGAACCACGGCCCGACGGTGCTCGTGAGCGCCGCGCACGGGGGTGCGCGCAACCTGATGGCGGCGGCCTGGGCCATGCCGCTGGACTTCGAGCCGCCCAAGGTGGCCGTGGTCATCGACAAGAGCACCTTCACGCGCGGGCTGGTCGAGGCCGGCGGGCGCTTCGCGCTCAACCTGCCCTGCGCCGCCCTGGCCGACCTCACCGTCACCGTGGGCGGCACGCACGGCGGCCCCGAGGGCGTGGGCGACAAGTTCGCGCTCTACGGCATCGGGGCCTTCGACGGCCGCACGCCCGGGCTGCCACTGGTGGCCGGCTGCGTGGCCTGGATCGAGTGCCGGCTGCTGCCCGAGCCCCACCTGCAGCAGTCCTACGACCTGTTCCTCGGCGAGGTGGTGGCCGCACAGGCCGATGCGAGGGTGTTCTCAGAGGGCCGCTGGCACTTCGGCGAACATCCGGGGCTGAGCACGCTGCACCACGTGGCCGGCGGGCACTTCCTGTTGCCGCAGGGCGCTGTGCAGGGCCAGGCCCTCGCCGCCGCCACCGTCTGA
- a CDS encoding response regulator transcription factor: MKLLLVEDNAAMQTTLARSFERRGVQVVVCGDGSRALDRWRATLPDVVLLDLSLPGLDGLQVLAAARAEGLDTPVLIVTARGTVGDRVLGLNTGADDYIAKPFDLDELEARVRALARRRGSARLAEAPVFGGLRIDSDSGAVMHDGQPMELTVRETALMRALMARPGQAVARERLTELVFAGEGAVQADAIEVVVYRLRKKLAGTAVELVTLRGLGYLLRQLDRQSGPA, encoded by the coding sequence CTGAAGTTGCTGCTCGTCGAGGACAACGCCGCCATGCAGACGACGCTGGCGCGCAGCTTCGAGCGCCGCGGCGTGCAGGTGGTGGTGTGCGGCGACGGCAGCCGCGCGCTCGATCGCTGGCGGGCCACGCTGCCCGACGTGGTCCTGCTCGACCTCTCGCTGCCCGGCCTCGACGGCCTGCAGGTGCTGGCCGCGGCACGCGCCGAGGGGCTGGACACGCCCGTGCTCATCGTCACCGCGCGCGGCACCGTGGGAGACCGCGTGCTGGGCCTGAACACAGGTGCCGACGACTACATCGCCAAGCCTTTCGACCTGGACGAACTCGAGGCCCGCGTGCGCGCGCTCGCCCGGCGGCGAGGCAGTGCCCGCCTGGCCGAGGCCCCGGTCTTCGGGGGCCTGCGCATCGATTCCGACAGCGGCGCCGTCATGCACGACGGTCAGCCGATGGAACTGACCGTGCGCGAGACGGCGCTGATGCGTGCGCTGATGGCCCGCCCGGGGCAGGCCGTCGCGCGTGAGAGGCTCACCGAGCTGGTGTTTGCCGGCGAGGGCGCGGTGCAGGCGGACGCCATCGAGGTGGTGGTCTACCGCTTGCGCAAGAAACTCGCGGGCACCGCGGTCGAACTGGTGACCCTGCGCGGTCTGGGCTACCTGCTGCGGCAGCTCGATCGCCAGTCGGGGCCCGCTTGA
- a CDS encoding tripartite tricarboxylate transporter TctB family protein: MPAFDTAAQRRQALIGAGALALGALMAWGATGISSEAGYGGVGPNFVPWVVALALLVCGTLLVWEASTGGWRELEEPSGAAQGDWRALAWVVGGLAANALLLERVGFIIACTTCFVLAVRGLRAAEGKPHGGARGLVMDAVTGMLIAAPAYWLFTQLLGISLPGLTRTGWL; encoded by the coding sequence ATGCCGGCCTTCGACACCGCGGCGCAGCGCAGGCAGGCGTTGATCGGCGCTGGCGCGCTCGCGCTCGGCGCGCTGATGGCCTGGGGCGCGACGGGCATCTCCTCCGAGGCCGGCTACGGCGGTGTCGGCCCCAACTTCGTCCCCTGGGTGGTGGCGCTGGCGCTGTTGGTCTGCGGCACCTTGCTGGTGTGGGAGGCCTCCACCGGCGGCTGGCGTGAGCTGGAAGAACCCTCCGGCGCCGCGCAGGGCGACTGGCGCGCGCTGGCCTGGGTGGTGGGCGGTCTGGCCGCCAACGCGCTGCTGCTCGAGCGCGTGGGCTTCATCATCGCCTGCACCACGTGCTTCGTGCTGGCGGTGCGCGGGCTGCGCGCCGCCGAAGGCAAGCCGCACGGTGGCGCGCGCGGGCTGGTGATGGACGCCGTCACCGGCATGCTGATCGCCGCGCCGGCCTACTGGCTGTTCACCCAGCTGCTGGGCATCTCGCTGCCGGGCCTGACACGCACGGGGTGGCTGTAG
- a CDS encoding tripartite tricarboxylate transporter permease, which yields MDIWSQLLGGFATAASPINLLWAFVGCALGTAIGVLPGLGPAVTVAMLLPITTQVEPTASMIFFAGIYYGAMYGGSTTSILLNTPGETGTMVTALEGFKMAKNGRAGAALATAAIGSFVAGTLATVLVTVFAPTIAVHAVKLGPPEYFMLMLLAFTTVSAVLGKSTLRGVTALFVGLAVGCVGIDQITAQVRYTGGVPEFMDGIEVVLVAVGLFAVGECLYTALYEGRTKAAMNTMGSVHMNRREWRRSWPAWLRGTAIGFPFGTIPAGGSEIPTFLSYGLERKLSKHKEEFGTTGAIEGVAGPEAANNSAVTATLVPLLTLGIPTSVTAAILLSALQGYGINAGPQLFQTSSSLVWALIASLYIGNVMLLVLNLPLVGLWVKLLKIPRAPLYAGILIFATIGVYGMRQSAFDLWLMLGVGLLGVLMRRYDFPTAPVIVGMILGPLAEAQMRNAVAIGEGSFRVFVERPMAATLFGLVVAVLVLPRLWRLMHRRV from the coding sequence ATGGACATCTGGAGCCAATTGCTCGGCGGCTTCGCCACCGCGGCTTCGCCGATCAACCTGCTGTGGGCCTTCGTGGGCTGCGCCTTGGGCACCGCCATCGGCGTGCTGCCTGGCCTGGGCCCGGCGGTCACGGTGGCGATGCTCCTGCCCATCACCACACAGGTGGAGCCTACCGCGAGCATGATCTTCTTCGCCGGCATCTACTACGGCGCGATGTACGGCGGCTCCACCACCTCGATCCTGCTGAACACGCCCGGCGAGACCGGCACGATGGTGACGGCGCTCGAGGGCTTCAAGATGGCCAAGAACGGCCGTGCCGGCGCCGCCCTGGCCACGGCGGCCATCGGCAGCTTCGTGGCCGGCACCCTGGCCACGGTGCTGGTGACGGTGTTCGCGCCCACCATCGCCGTGCACGCGGTCAAGCTGGGACCGCCCGAGTATTTCATGCTGATGCTGCTGGCCTTCACCACCGTGAGCGCGGTGCTGGGCAAGAGCACGCTGCGCGGCGTGACGGCGCTGTTCGTGGGCCTCGCCGTGGGCTGCGTGGGCATCGACCAGATCACGGCCCAGGTGCGTTACACCGGCGGCGTTCCGGAGTTCATGGACGGCATCGAGGTGGTGCTGGTCGCGGTGGGCCTGTTCGCCGTGGGCGAGTGCCTGTACACGGCACTCTACGAGGGCCGCACCAAAGCCGCGATGAACACCATGGGCAGCGTGCACATGAACCGCCGCGAGTGGCGGCGCTCATGGCCGGCCTGGCTGCGCGGCACGGCCATCGGTTTCCCGTTCGGCACCATCCCGGCGGGCGGCAGCGAGATCCCCACCTTCCTGAGCTACGGTCTGGAGCGCAAGCTCAGCAAGCACAAAGAGGAGTTCGGCACCACCGGAGCCATCGAGGGCGTGGCCGGGCCCGAGGCCGCCAACAACTCGGCCGTCACGGCCACCTTGGTGCCCCTGCTCACCCTGGGTATCCCCACGAGCGTGACCGCCGCCATCCTGCTGAGCGCGCTGCAGGGTTACGGCATCAACGCCGGCCCGCAGCTGTTCCAGACCAGCAGTTCGCTGGTGTGGGCGCTGATCGCCAGCCTCTACATCGGCAACGTCATGCTGCTGGTTCTGAACCTGCCGCTGGTGGGGCTGTGGGTCAAGCTGCTGAAGATCCCGCGGGCACCGCTGTACGCCGGCATCCTGATCTTCGCCACCATCGGCGTCTACGGCATGCGCCAGAGTGCCTTCGACCTGTGGTTGATGCTGGGCGTCGGCCTGCTGGGTGTGCTGATGCGCCGCTACGACTTCCCGACGGCGCCGGTGATCGTGGGCATGATCCTGGGCCCACTGGCCGAGGCGCAGATGCGCAATGCGGTCGCCATCGGCGAAGGCAGCTTTCGCGTCTTTGTCGAGCGCCCGATGGCGGCCACCCTGTTCGGGCTGGTCGTGGCGGTGCTCGTGCTGCCTCGGCTGTGGCGGCTGATGCACCGCCGCGTGTGA
- a CDS encoding SDR family NAD(P)-dependent oxidoreductase, producing the protein MHLSIVTGSSRGLGLAITGQLLQRGHRVLAIARGDTLAPVPAGAELEVWRADLAEPLPVATRLQRWLSGQPSVLSASLINNAGIVSTPGPLADGDLAELSASLRVGLESAALLTAAFLRATKDWTVPRKVVLVSSGLGRRAMAGSATYCAAKAGMDHLARAVALEEAERQHAGKSGAQIVSLAPGIIDTDMQVLLRTADRARFPERDRYLGFKTSGQLDSPATAAAKLLRYLDRADFGSNPVGDVRDA; encoded by the coding sequence ATGCACCTGAGCATCGTCACCGGTTCGTCGCGCGGTCTGGGCCTGGCCATCACCGGCCAGTTGTTGCAGCGCGGCCACCGCGTGCTGGCGATCGCGCGCGGAGACACCCTGGCCCCGGTGCCGGCCGGCGCCGAGCTCGAAGTCTGGCGCGCCGACCTCGCCGAACCGCTGCCGGTGGCGACCCGGCTTCAGCGGTGGCTGTCGGGGCAGCCCAGCGTGCTCTCGGCAAGCTTGATCAACAACGCGGGCATCGTCAGCACGCCGGGCCCCTTGGCCGACGGCGACCTGGCCGAGCTTTCTGCATCGCTGCGCGTGGGCCTGGAGTCGGCCGCGCTCTTGACGGCGGCCTTCCTGCGCGCCACCAAGGACTGGACGGTGCCGCGCAAGGTCGTGCTCGTGTCGTCCGGCCTGGGCCGCCGAGCCATGGCCGGCAGCGCCACCTACTGCGCCGCCAAAGCCGGCATGGACCATCTCGCACGCGCTGTGGCGCTGGAGGAGGCCGAACGCCAGCACGCGGGAAAGAGCGGCGCGCAGATCGTCTCCCTTGCGCCCGGCATCATCGACACCGACATGCAGGTGCTGCTGCGCACCGCCGACCGCGCACGCTTCCCCGAGCGCGACCGCTACCTTGGCTTCAAGACCTCGGGCCAGCTCGACAGCCCGGCCACGGCGGCTGCCAAGCTGCTGCGATACCTGGACCGTGCGGACTTCGGCAGCAACCCGGTGGGCGACGTGCGCGATGCATGA
- a CDS encoding tripartite tricarboxylate transporter substrate binding protein, whose translation MRRDTFLKSLLAAAAVGTLPLAARANANLKMMIPANPGGGWDTTGRALGKALQDSGVAASVSFENKGGAAGAIGLAQFVNASKGDPNALMVMGAVMLGGIITGKPPVSVTQATPIARLTSEYNVFVVPAASPFKTMKDVVEALKKDPASVKWGGGSRGSTEHIAAAMLARDIGVDASRINYVPFRGGGEAVAAILGNNVSVGGSGYSEFQQYIESGKMRAIAVTSPTRLKGIDVPTMKEQGFNVEIGNWRGVYGAPGITPAQRDALVDRVVKATRSKSWAEAMEKNQWTPALLTGKPFEDFVEREFASLRVTMVKAGMI comes from the coding sequence ATGCGCCGCGACACCTTCCTCAAGTCCCTTCTGGCCGCCGCGGCCGTCGGCACGCTGCCGCTGGCGGCGCGGGCCAACGCGAACCTGAAGATGATGATTCCCGCCAACCCGGGGGGCGGGTGGGACACCACCGGCCGCGCCTTGGGCAAGGCGCTGCAGGATTCGGGCGTGGCGGCCTCGGTGAGCTTCGAGAACAAGGGCGGTGCAGCCGGCGCCATCGGGCTGGCGCAGTTCGTCAACGCCAGCAAAGGTGACCCGAACGCGCTGATGGTGATGGGTGCGGTGATGCTCGGCGGCATCATCACCGGCAAGCCGCCGGTCAGCGTGACGCAGGCCACCCCGATCGCCCGGCTGACGAGCGAGTACAACGTGTTCGTGGTGCCCGCGGCCAGCCCGTTCAAGACGATGAAGGACGTCGTCGAGGCGCTCAAGAAGGACCCCGCCAGCGTCAAGTGGGGCGGCGGCTCGCGCGGTTCCACCGAGCACATCGCGGCGGCGATGCTGGCGCGTGACATCGGGGTCGATGCCAGCCGCATCAACTACGTGCCGTTCCGCGGGGGTGGCGAGGCCGTGGCCGCCATCCTGGGCAACAACGTCAGCGTCGGCGGCAGCGGCTACAGCGAGTTCCAGCAGTACATCGAGAGCGGCAAGATGCGCGCCATCGCCGTGACCTCACCGACGCGGCTGAAGGGCATCGATGTGCCGACGATGAAGGAGCAGGGCTTCAACGTCGAGATCGGAAACTGGCGTGGCGTGTACGGCGCGCCTGGCATCACCCCTGCGCAGCGCGACGCGCTGGTCGACCGCGTCGTCAAGGCCACGCGCAGCAAGTCCTGGGCCGAGGCGATGGAGAAGAACCAGTGGACCCCCGCGCTGCTCACTGGCAAGCCCTTCGAGGACTTCGTCGAGCGCGAGTTCGCGAGCCTGCGGGTGACGATGGTCAAGGCCGGGATGATCTGA
- a CDS encoding RluA family pseudouridine synthase, with product MITAPTRPTLPDGIGLVFADATLLVVDKPSGMLSVPGRGDGVTDNLVTRLTAVFADALVVHRLDRATSGLMLFARGLAMQRALSLLFEKRRVHKRYEAVVDGSPDATEGEVDMPMRLDWPHRPRQVTDVFAGKPALTRWQALGPVPRSDGAATRLALYPLTGRSHQLRVHMAFMGHPILGDDLYAPLPPRSPRLLLHACELRFVHPLSGTECRFDSAARF from the coding sequence ATGATCACCGCTCCGACCCGCCCCACCTTGCCCGACGGCATCGGTCTTGTCTTCGCCGACGCCACCCTGCTCGTCGTCGACAAGCCCAGCGGCATGCTCTCGGTGCCCGGGCGCGGCGACGGCGTCACCGACAACCTCGTGACGCGCCTGACGGCGGTGTTCGCCGACGCGCTCGTCGTGCACCGGCTCGATCGGGCCACCTCGGGGCTGATGCTGTTCGCGCGCGGGCTGGCCATGCAGCGTGCGCTGTCGCTGCTGTTCGAGAAGCGGCGCGTGCACAAGCGCTACGAGGCCGTGGTCGACGGCAGCCCGGATGCCACCGAAGGCGAGGTCGACATGCCGATGCGCCTGGACTGGCCGCACCGCCCGCGGCAGGTGACAGACGTCTTCGCCGGCAAGCCCGCTCTCACCCGCTGGCAGGCACTCGGGCCGGTACCGCGCAGCGACGGCGCGGCCACGCGCCTGGCGCTGTACCCGCTCACCGGCCGCTCGCACCAGCTGCGCGTGCACATGGCCTTCATGGGCCACCCGATCCTGGGCGACGACCTTTACGCCCCCTTGCCGCCGCGCTCGCCGCGGCTGCTGCTGCACGCCTGCGAGCTCCGCTTCGTGCACCCGCTCAGCGGCACCGAGTGCCGCTTCGACAGCGCAGCCCGCTTTTAG